The Methanothermobacter sp. CaT2 DNA window TTGAAGGAATCATAGACCTCCTCAAAGTTTTTAAGGAACCTTGATATCAGTTCACTGGATTTTATGTCCCTCTGGAGTTCATTCTTAATGGAGGTTGCCCCTTCCCTGAGGTCCTCCGGGAAGTGGCTGATATCCACGTTGGTATCGATCCCCACACCGACAACCACGTATTCGAGGGTGTTGAATCTTGCATGGGCCTCTGTGAGTATCCCGCATACCTTTTTATCTCCAATCAGTATATCGTTGGGCCACTTTATTCCCACGTCCAGGCCACATTCATCCTTCAGTGTCCGGGCAACTGCAACACCGGTTACCAGTGTTAGGAGGGGGGCCGTTGATGGGTGAACCTCTGGTCTGAGTATGATGGACATCCATATCCCGCCCTGGGGTGATATCCAGGGTTTACCCCTCCTACCCCTTCCGCGGGACTGGGTCCTTGCAATTAC harbors:
- a CDS encoding biotin--[acetyl-CoA-carboxylase] ligase — encoded protein: MEDYYDPCEVEVKTRYIGHEVKCFDEVDSTNNVAKRMAEDGAPEGTVVIARTQSRGRGRRGKPWISPQGGIWMSIILRPEVHPSTAPLLTLVTGVAVARTLKDECGLDVGIKWPNDILIGDKKVCGILTEAHARFNTLEYVVVGVGIDTNVDISHFPEDLREGATSIKNELQRDIKSSELISRFLKNFEEVYDSFKEGRMDEILREWRKMSKTIGRRVEIRKQLGEIVHGEAIGINSEGALILELDDGTLRKIISGECIHL